From Mustela erminea isolate mMusErm1 chromosome 1, mMusErm1.Pri, whole genome shotgun sequence, a single genomic window includes:
- the STRIT1 gene encoding sarcoplasmic/endoplasmic reticulum calcium ATPase regulator DWORF isoform X1 — protein MAEKAESPSSRLLVPILLLIGWIVGCIIMVYVVFS, from the exons ATGGCTGAAAAAG cagagtcTCCATCATCCCGCCTTCTGGTCCCTATTCTTCTCTTGATCGGCTGGATTGTGGGCTGTATCATAATGGTTTATGTTGTCTTCTCTTAG
- the STRIT1 gene encoding sarcoplasmic/endoplasmic reticulum calcium ATPase regulator DWORF isoform X2 has translation MAEKESPSSRLLVPILLLIGWIVGCIIMVYVVFS, from the exons ATGGCTGAAAAAG agtcTCCATCATCCCGCCTTCTGGTCCCTATTCTTCTCTTGATCGGCTGGATTGTGGGCTGTATCATAATGGTTTATGTTGTCTTCTCTTAG